Proteins encoded within one genomic window of Actinoplanes octamycinicus:
- a CDS encoding Maf family protein: protein MQSDNVYRLILASASPARRALLTGAGIDAEIIVSGVDESVVEAEDAYTLSLALARMKARTVAAELPADPGALVLGCDSVLAFEGEIFGKPADAREAAQRWMAMRGKSGVLHTGHHLTGLVSGRQAEAVGTTVVHFADVTDAEIEAYVASGEPLQVAGAFTLDGRGGAFVERIEGDPGNVIGLSLPLLRTLLAEMEVPITALWRS, encoded by the coding sequence GTGCAGAGTGACAACGTGTATCGGCTGATTCTTGCCTCCGCGAGTCCGGCTCGGCGGGCGCTGCTCACCGGCGCCGGGATCGACGCGGAGATCATCGTCAGTGGGGTGGACGAGAGCGTCGTGGAGGCCGAGGACGCGTACACGTTGAGTCTTGCGCTGGCTCGGATGAAGGCGCGGACGGTGGCGGCGGAGCTGCCGGCGGATCCGGGGGCGCTGGTGCTCGGGTGTGATTCGGTGCTGGCGTTCGAAGGGGAGATCTTCGGGAAGCCGGCGGATGCCCGGGAGGCGGCTCAGCGCTGGATGGCGATGCGCGGGAAATCCGGGGTGCTGCACACCGGGCATCACCTGACCGGGCTGGTCAGTGGGCGGCAGGCGGAGGCGGTCGGGACCACGGTGGTGCACTTCGCCGACGTGACTGACGCCGAGATCGAGGCATATGTCGCTTCTGGCGAGCCGCTTCAGGTGGCTGGGGCGTTCACGCTCGACGGGCGTGGGGGCGCCTTCGTCGAGCGGATCGAAGGCGACCCCGGCAACGTGATCGGGCTGTCGCTTCCGTTGTTGCGCACCCTGCTCGCCGAGATGGAGGTTCCGATCACCGCTCTCTGGCGCAGCTGA
- a CDS encoding serine/threonine-protein kinase, whose amino-acid sequence MSSSPPLVVADRYRLVAPLGQGGMGRVWRATDVVLHREVAIKELVPPPGLTPAERQEMRERSLREARAIARLNNINVVRVFDVLRTDADPWIVMEYVPSRSLQDTLAKDGPFNAVRTAEIGLGVLNALKAAHRAGVVHRDVKPGNVLMGGDGRVVLTDFGLATVPGDPNVTRTGLVLGSPAYIAPERARDGTAGPAADLWSLGATLYAAVEGQSPFARPSAIATLAALATENVPQARNAGPLKPVLNGLLRKDPAHRIDAEEAERLLARAAGRRSKLSFPMSPTMRRPGVGRERPSLPSGPGGPPVLPGSGFVTATGSAPVVPTPRPRPADAPSAGTPEQPGGRPVFTPGKATVSRPTPPARPGQRPQDPAKSGTEQAKPRRPLDPTRVDGPAVRDEPVKPTTFGTPSAPGSSRSGAGTTPGRATPADPQRPGQPPRVTPADAQRPGQPPRATPADPQRPGQPPRPAQQPQRPAQQPQRPAQSSSPLVNTARVGFTAADVAANRRKKAAPEHEASLAAATGAYPVVATPEPEAEPVEETKAAAAPPVTEPETVDTPSEAPEGPTSTEAGAPKPAEAAAEPVVAEPAEAEAEADSEATEKPVSEPEAKQSEAEAEQAPETTEPAEAAAEPEAKSKPEPKAEQKPEQEHEPETEQDAEEKAEPAESPAAVQRPATALTPGRRPATSIPDRDKKPVADQDKTSGADQDKTSGGDRDKTSVVDFTAIVPQSPAATDADGATRVVSPLSPADGATRVVPPLSPADGATRVVPPLPPADGATRVVSPLSPAGPEADGATRVVSSLPPAGGFAPSQRPAWNPMPVRPVVRRVNGITVFGTTLTRRQAVIGAAIVLTFLLLVGIILVQAFGGDNDDKATGATPAAVASGKPSAAATGGAPPSKGAASSSPSAPAAGVPADWKTSSQSGYAVALPPKAEVDRRSGTESRFEWNNRLLIIFRFDDGGADPVKALQEAKAESGYNTLSGPAAVTYQGRPAADWEYTYTTGGGNPQHVLKRSFSVGDKTYQICWYTSPEDWDAAKKDLDAVLAGFKLS is encoded by the coding sequence ATGTCTTCTTCTCCCCCGCTCGTTGTCGCTGATCGGTACCGGCTGGTTGCGCCGCTCGGTCAGGGCGGGATGGGTCGCGTCTGGCGGGCGACCGATGTCGTCCTGCACCGCGAGGTGGCGATCAAGGAACTCGTCCCCCCGCCCGGCCTGACCCCCGCCGAGCGGCAGGAGATGCGCGAGCGCTCCCTGCGCGAGGCCCGGGCCATCGCCCGCCTGAACAACATCAACGTGGTCCGCGTCTTCGACGTGCTGCGCACGGACGCCGACCCGTGGATCGTCATGGAATATGTGCCGTCCCGCTCGCTGCAGGACACCCTCGCGAAGGACGGCCCGTTCAACGCGGTGCGCACCGCCGAGATCGGCCTCGGTGTGCTGAACGCGTTGAAGGCCGCGCACCGCGCCGGCGTGGTGCACCGCGACGTCAAGCCGGGCAACGTGCTGATGGGCGGCGACGGCCGGGTCGTGCTGACCGATTTCGGTCTCGCCACGGTCCCCGGCGACCCGAATGTGACCCGCACCGGCCTGGTCCTCGGTTCCCCGGCCTACATCGCTCCGGAGCGCGCCCGGGACGGGACAGCGGGTCCGGCCGCCGACCTCTGGTCGCTCGGCGCCACCCTCTATGCCGCGGTCGAGGGCCAATCCCCGTTCGCCCGCCCCTCGGCGATCGCCACGCTCGCCGCCCTGGCCACCGAGAACGTGCCGCAGGCGCGCAACGCGGGGCCGCTCAAGCCGGTGCTCAACGGCCTGCTGCGCAAGGATCCCGCGCACCGGATCGACGCCGAGGAGGCGGAGCGGCTGCTGGCACGCGCGGCCGGGCGGCGGTCGAAGCTGAGCTTCCCGATGAGCCCGACCATGCGCCGTCCGGGTGTCGGCCGGGAGCGTCCGTCGCTGCCGAGCGGCCCGGGTGGTCCGCCGGTGCTGCCGGGCAGCGGGTTCGTGACCGCCACCGGTTCGGCTCCGGTCGTGCCGACGCCGCGTCCCCGCCCCGCCGACGCGCCGTCCGCCGGCACCCCGGAGCAGCCCGGCGGTCGTCCGGTCTTCACGCCGGGCAAGGCCACCGTGTCCCGTCCGACGCCCCCGGCCCGACCCGGCCAGCGCCCGCAGGACCCCGCGAAAAGCGGCACCGAGCAGGCGAAACCCCGGAGGCCGCTGGACCCGACGCGCGTCGACGGGCCCGCGGTCCGCGACGAGCCGGTCAAACCCACCACTTTCGGTACGCCTTCCGCACCCGGAAGCTCCCGTTCCGGAGCCGGCACCACACCGGGCCGGGCCACTCCGGCCGACCCGCAGCGCCCGGGCCAGCCCCCGCGCGTCACCCCAGCCGATGCGCAGCGCCCGGGCCAGCCGCCACGCGCCACTCCGGCCGACCCGCAGCGCCCGGGCCAGCCGCCACGTCCCGCCCAGCAGCCGCAGCGCCCCGCCCAGCAGCCGCAGCGCCCCGCCCAGTCGTCCTCCCCGTTGGTGAACACGGCCCGGGTCGGCTTCACCGCCGCCGACGTGGCAGCCAACCGGCGGAAGAAAGCCGCACCGGAGCACGAGGCCTCCCTGGCCGCCGCCACCGGCGCCTACCCGGTGGTGGCCACCCCGGAGCCGGAGGCCGAGCCGGTCGAGGAGACCAAGGCCGCCGCCGCGCCGCCGGTCACCGAGCCGGAGACGGTGGACACGCCGTCCGAGGCCCCGGAGGGGCCGACGTCCACCGAGGCCGGCGCGCCGAAGCCGGCCGAGGCCGCTGCCGAGCCGGTCGTCGCGGAGCCCGCCGAGGCCGAGGCTGAGGCGGACAGCGAAGCGACCGAGAAGCCGGTCTCCGAGCCGGAGGCGAAGCAGTCCGAAGCCGAGGCCGAGCAGGCGCCCGAGACGACGGAGCCGGCCGAGGCCGCCGCCGAGCCGGAGGCGAAGTCAAAGCCCGAGCCGAAGGCGGAGCAGAAGCCGGAGCAGGAGCACGAGCCGGAGACTGAGCAGGACGCCGAGGAGAAGGCCGAGCCGGCCGAGTCCCCGGCCGCCGTCCAGCGCCCGGCGACCGCTCTCACCCCCGGCCGGCGCCCCGCCACGTCGATCCCGGACCGCGACAAGAAGCCGGTCGCGGACCAGGACAAGACGTCGGGAGCGGACCAGGACAAGACGTCGGGAGGGGACCGGGACAAGACGTCGGTCGTCGACTTCACCGCGATCGTCCCGCAGTCCCCGGCCGCCACCGACGCGGATGGCGCGACCCGCGTGGTGAGCCCGCTGTCCCCGGCGGATGGCGCGACCCGTGTGGTCCCCCCGCTGTCCCCGGCGGACGGCGCGACCCGCGTGGTCCCCCCGCTGCCCCCGGCCGACGGCGCGACCCGCGTGGTCAGCCCGCTGTCTCCGGCCGGACCCGAGGCCGACGGCGCCACCCGGGTGGTCAGCTCGCTGCCCCCGGCCGGCGGTTTCGCCCCGTCGCAGCGTCCGGCGTGGAACCCGATGCCGGTGCGCCCGGTGGTCCGCCGGGTCAACGGGATCACCGTCTTCGGCACCACGCTGACCCGCCGTCAGGCGGTGATCGGCGCGGCCATCGTGCTGACCTTCCTGCTGCTCGTCGGCATCATCCTGGTGCAGGCGTTCGGCGGCGACAACGACGACAAGGCGACCGGCGCCACCCCGGCCGCGGTGGCCTCCGGCAAGCCGTCCGCCGCGGCGACCGGCGGGGCGCCGCCGAGCAAGGGCGCGGCCAGCTCGTCGCCGAGCGCGCCGGCCGCCGGCGTCCCGGCCGACTGGAAGACCAGCTCACAGTCCGGCTATGCGGTCGCGCTGCCGCCGAAGGCCGAGGTGGACCGGCGCAGCGGCACCGAGAGCCGGTTCGAGTGGAACAACCGGCTGCTGATCATCTTCCGCTTCGACGACGGCGGGGCCGACCCGGTGAAGGCGTTGCAGGAGGCCAAGGCCGAGTCGGGGTACAACACGCTCAGCGGTCCCGCGGCGGTGACCTATCAGGGCCGCCCCGCCGCCGACTGGGAGTACACCTACACCACCGGCGGCGGCAACCCGCAGCACGTGCTGAAGCGCAGCTTCTCGGTCGGCGACAAGACGTACCAGATCTGCTGGTACACCTCGCCGGAGGACTGGGACGCGGCGAAGAAGGATCTCGACGCGGTGCTGGCCGGCTTCAAGCTGAGCTGA
- a CDS encoding biotin--[acetyl-CoA-carboxylase] ligase has protein sequence MAASGYTDLDRPPLSERALSRALVQPGALWTRLEVRPETGSTNADVAGAARDGAPEGLVIVAEQQVTGRGRRDRQWVSPARAGLYQSVLLRPGAADPERGWPAVEPKALSWLPLLAGVALAEAVSRVAGVQAALKWPNDLLVGDRKCAGILAEMAGDAVVVGIGLNVSTRADELPATTGVPATSLGLAGAETLDRDPLLRALLRGLERWYLGWREAGGDAEMCGLLGAYQRGCATIGRQVRVLLPGGGELLGEAVTVDRDGRLVIRSVDGAEHRVSAGDVLHVR, from the coding sequence ATGGCCGCTTCCGGGTACACCGATCTGGACCGTCCGCCGCTCTCCGAGCGGGCCCTCTCCCGGGCCCTGGTCCAGCCCGGCGCCCTCTGGACCCGCCTGGAGGTCCGTCCGGAGACCGGCTCGACCAACGCCGACGTGGCCGGCGCGGCCCGGGACGGCGCCCCGGAGGGCCTGGTCATCGTCGCCGAGCAGCAGGTGACCGGCCGGGGCCGGCGGGATCGCCAGTGGGTCAGCCCGGCCCGGGCCGGGCTCTACCAGAGCGTGCTGCTGCGGCCCGGCGCCGCCGACCCGGAGCGCGGCTGGCCGGCCGTCGAGCCCAAGGCGCTGAGCTGGCTGCCGCTGCTGGCCGGGGTGGCGCTGGCCGAGGCGGTGTCCCGGGTGGCCGGCGTGCAGGCCGCCCTGAAATGGCCGAACGATCTGCTGGTCGGCGACCGCAAGTGCGCCGGGATCCTGGCCGAGATGGCCGGCGACGCGGTGGTGGTCGGGATCGGTCTGAACGTCAGCACCCGGGCCGACGAGCTGCCGGCCACGACCGGGGTGCCGGCCACCTCGCTGGGCCTGGCCGGCGCGGAGACGCTGGACCGGGATCCGCTGCTGCGGGCGCTGCTGCGCGGGCTGGAGCGGTGGTACCTCGGCTGGCGGGAGGCCGGCGGCGACGCCGAGATGTGCGGGCTGCTCGGCGCCTACCAGCGCGGCTGCGCGACGATCGGCCGACAGGTCCGGGTGCTGCTGCCGGGCGGCGGCGAGCTGCTCGGCGAGGCGGTCACGGTGGACCGGGACGGCCGGCTGGTGATCCGTTCGGTGGACGGCGCCGAGCATCGTGTCTCGGCGGGGGACGTGCTGCACGTACGCTGA
- a CDS encoding GtrA family protein — protein MPVPRVEVVQRDQRPVPGTGTLASVPPTSPRPSGLRSRLRALVREVGKFGTVGSLAFAVDLLIFNLLLSTGSETLTAKTISTIVATTLAFFGNRYWTWRHGEHTNLARQYTTFFVLNAIGLGIALACLAISHYVLGRFWPALQSQAADNVAGQLVGTALGTIFRFWSYRKFVFRATDVPQRDPAYSPPSP, from the coding sequence ATGCCGGTACCGCGGGTTGAGGTTGTGCAACGAGACCAGCGGCCGGTGCCCGGCACCGGTACCCTCGCATCCGTGCCCCCGACCTCACCGCGGCCGTCCGGACTGCGCAGCCGGCTGCGGGCTCTGGTCCGCGAGGTCGGCAAGTTCGGCACGGTCGGCAGCCTCGCGTTCGCCGTCGATCTACTCATTTTCAACCTGCTGCTCAGCACCGGCAGCGAGACTCTGACCGCGAAGACGATCTCCACGATCGTGGCGACCACCCTGGCCTTCTTCGGCAACCGGTACTGGACCTGGCGCCACGGCGAGCACACCAACCTGGCCCGGCAGTACACGACCTTCTTCGTGCTGAACGCCATCGGCCTGGGCATCGCCCTGGCCTGCTTGGCGATCAGCCATTACGTGCTGGGACGCTTCTGGCCGGCGCTGCAGAGCCAGGCGGCCGACAACGTCGCGGGACAGCTCGTCGGCACGGCATTAGGTACCATATTCCGATTCTGGTCATATCGAAAGTTCGTCTTCCGGGCCACCGACGTCCCGCAACGTGATCCGGCGTACTCGCCCCCGTCCCCGTAA
- a CDS encoding acyl-CoA carboxylase subunit beta — protein sequence MTTQPDIHTTAGKLADLANRSEEAVHAGSARAVEKQHARGKKTARERIELLLDKDSFVELDELARHRSTAFGLDRNRPYGDGVVTGYGTVDGRQVCVFSQDFTVFGGSLGEVFGEKIVKVLDLAMKIGCPIIGINDSGGARIQEGVVALGLYADIFFRNVRASGVIPQISLIMGPCAGGAVYSPAITDFTVMVDQTSHMFITGPDVIKTVTGEEVAMEELGGARTHNTRSGNAHYLASDEEDAIDYVRALLSYLPSNNLDEPVAYEEPADLSAGNADLALDTLVPDSPNQPYDIKTVVETVVDDFLEVQPLYAQNIVVGFGRVEGRPVGVVANQPMHFAGTLDIAASEKAARFVRTCDAFNIPVLTFVDVPGFLPGTGQEWDGIIRRGAKLIYAYAEATVPKVTVITRKAYGGAYDVMGSKHIGADMNFAWPTAQIAVMGAQGAVNILYRGELASADDPAARRAELIQEYEDTLANPYIAAERGYVDAVIRPSETRAQVTRALRMLRSKRETLPPKKHGNIPL from the coding sequence GTGACAACGCAGCCCGACATCCACACCACCGCCGGAAAGCTCGCCGACCTCGCGAACCGTTCCGAGGAGGCGGTCCACGCGGGTTCCGCGCGAGCCGTCGAGAAGCAGCACGCGCGCGGCAAGAAGACCGCCCGGGAGCGGATCGAGCTGCTGCTCGACAAGGACTCCTTCGTCGAGCTGGACGAGCTCGCCCGGCACCGCTCGACCGCCTTCGGCCTGGACCGGAACCGGCCCTACGGGGACGGCGTGGTGACCGGCTACGGCACCGTCGACGGCCGCCAGGTCTGCGTGTTCTCGCAGGACTTCACGGTGTTCGGCGGCTCGCTCGGCGAGGTCTTCGGCGAGAAGATCGTCAAGGTGCTGGACCTGGCCATGAAAATCGGCTGCCCGATCATCGGGATCAACGACTCCGGCGGCGCCCGGATCCAGGAGGGCGTGGTCGCCCTCGGCCTGTACGCCGACATCTTCTTCCGCAACGTCCGGGCCAGCGGCGTGATCCCGCAGATCTCGCTGATCATGGGCCCGTGCGCGGGCGGCGCGGTCTACTCCCCGGCGATCACCGACTTCACCGTGATGGTCGACCAGACCTCGCACATGTTCATCACCGGACCGGACGTGATCAAGACGGTCACCGGTGAAGAGGTCGCGATGGAGGAGCTGGGCGGCGCCCGCACCCACAACACCCGCAGCGGCAACGCGCACTACCTGGCCTCCGACGAGGAGGACGCGATCGACTACGTCCGGGCGCTGCTGTCCTACCTGCCGAGCAACAACCTGGACGAGCCGGTCGCCTACGAGGAGCCGGCCGACCTGTCCGCCGGCAACGCCGACCTGGCCCTGGACACCCTGGTCCCGGACTCGCCGAACCAGCCGTACGACATCAAGACCGTGGTCGAGACGGTGGTCGACGACTTCCTCGAGGTGCAGCCGCTCTACGCGCAGAACATCGTGGTCGGTTTCGGCCGGGTCGAGGGCCGGCCGGTCGGCGTGGTGGCGAACCAGCCGATGCACTTCGCCGGCACCCTGGACATCGCGGCCAGCGAGAAGGCCGCCCGGTTCGTGCGCACCTGCGACGCGTTCAACATCCCGGTGCTCACCTTCGTCGACGTGCCCGGCTTCCTGCCCGGCACCGGCCAGGAGTGGGACGGGATCATCCGGCGCGGCGCCAAGCTGATCTACGCGTACGCCGAGGCCACCGTCCCGAAGGTCACCGTGATCACCCGCAAGGCGTACGGCGGGGCGTACGACGTGATGGGCTCCAAGCACATCGGCGCGGACATGAACTTCGCCTGGCCGACCGCGCAGATCGCGGTGATGGGTGCGCAGGGCGCGGTCAACATCCTGTACCGCGGCGAGCTGGCGTCCGCCGACGACCCGGCGGCGCGCCGGGCCGAGCTGATCCAGGAGTACGAGGACACGCTGGCCAACCCGTACATCGCGGCCGAGCGGGGGTACGTGGACGCGGTGATCCGGCCGTCCGAGACCCGGGCGCAGGTGACCCGGGCGCTGCGGATGCTGCGCAGCAAGCGGGAGACGCTGCCGCCGAAGAAGCACGGCAACATCCCGCTCTGA
- a CDS encoding acyl-CoA carboxylase subunit epsilon, translating to MNDEPLVGVVRGSLDDHELAALVAILAVRSTPVNYDTPPRTESDWIRSGRPAAGPRSWTSSARPR from the coding sequence ATGAACGATGAACCGCTGGTCGGAGTCGTACGTGGAAGCCTAGACGATCATGAGCTGGCCGCCCTGGTCGCCATCCTCGCAGTCCGATCAACCCCGGTCAATTACGACACCCCGCCACGGACCGAGTCCGACTGGATCCGATCAGGCCGCCCAGCAGCCGGTCCACGCTCCTGGACGTCCTCCGCCCGCCCCCGCTGA
- a CDS encoding S8 family serine peptidase, translating into MLFHSSTACQLGPHISPVSRSTWFVEYLQLNRVHELSTGAGVAVGIPDSGVHPHPDLSGSIATGSDIVEGGDGRGQVDQIGHGTHMAGLIASHGTGRDAIGVAPGTQIIPIKIFGSTEKRPQLSMAIEWLQKKRAQVINISLSATPSNDLIRSIRDAASADIVIVASAGSSTKDARVAFPASMPEVVAVGAINESGQPASFSPHGPAIDLCAPGVDIRTTGVADDYVKVDGTSPAAAIVSGAAALVRARFPGLSAREVVHRLTATATDIGAPGWDEQCGYGVLNIVKALTADVAPLPGSPARPPSAGVGTSSAETSADGNGSAGHNGGVGQQDGGGSRQRVGILGGIAAVLVGGVFLGFLAARRRNRRQP; encoded by the coding sequence ATGTTGTTCCACTCAAGCACAGCTTGCCAACTCGGTCCGCACATCAGCCCGGTCAGTAGGAGCACGTGGTTTGTCGAATATCTCCAACTTAACCGTGTGCATGAACTCAGTACGGGAGCAGGTGTAGCAGTAGGCATTCCGGATAGTGGCGTGCACCCGCATCCCGATCTTTCAGGCAGCATAGCGACCGGATCAGATATCGTCGAAGGAGGCGATGGGCGTGGACAAGTAGACCAAATTGGCCACGGCACCCACATGGCCGGCCTTATTGCGAGCCACGGAACAGGACGAGACGCCATCGGCGTGGCGCCTGGTACTCAAATAATTCCTATCAAGATCTTCGGCTCAACGGAAAAACGCCCTCAGCTTTCCATGGCAATAGAGTGGCTTCAGAAAAAACGCGCCCAAGTGATTAACATATCATTGTCAGCAACGCCGTCCAATGACCTTATAAGGTCCATCAGAGATGCCGCCTCCGCAGACATAGTCATAGTGGCGAGCGCAGGTAGCAGCACTAAGGACGCGCGAGTGGCATTCCCTGCATCTATGCCTGAGGTAGTAGCCGTCGGAGCTATCAACGAGAGCGGACAACCAGCTAGTTTTTCGCCACACGGCCCCGCTATAGACCTCTGCGCTCCTGGCGTTGACATTCGTACTACGGGGGTTGCAGACGACTATGTGAAGGTTGATGGGACGTCGCCCGCTGCAGCCATTGTTTCGGGGGCGGCGGCGTTGGTTCGGGCTCGGTTTCCGGGGCTTTCGGCTCGGGAAGTGGTTCATCGGCTTACAGCCACGGCTACGGACATTGGGGCGCCTGGGTGGGATGAGCAGTGCGGTTACGGGGTGCTCAACATCGTGAAGGCGTTGACTGCGGATGTCGCTCCGCTTCCGGGCTCCCCGGCCAGGCCCCCTAGCGCAGGGGTAGGGACCTCATCCGCTGAGACAAGTGCTGATGGCAACGGGAGCGCGGGTCACAACGGGGGTGTAGGACAGCAGGACGGCGGTGGCAGTCGTCAGAGGGTCGGGATTCTGGGCGGGATTGCGGCGGTCCTCGTGGGTGGGGTCTTCCTGGGATTTCTCGCGGCTCGACGACGCAACCGGCGACAGCCGTAG
- a CDS encoding M50 family metallopeptidase codes for MEATTGLAWTTAVLAAVLVLPLWRFSMHAITVAHEGAHALIGLLLGGKLGPKKIHLNADGSGATHLSIAGIGKFLMLLAGYLGPSAVGFAGALMLVHGFPPGSVLIMSLVFAVFVLVLTRNAFGLLVAAGTAGLLWMVATRAAEPVQLGVAYVWVWTMLMGGTRKIPDLFKGMAAGHANDAGMLQQHTHIGDVVWLFVFWLGSISALVYGGALLLRHPLG; via the coding sequence GTGGAAGCCACCACCGGCCTTGCCTGGACCACCGCGGTGCTCGCCGCGGTCCTGGTCCTGCCGTTGTGGCGCTTCTCGATGCACGCCATCACCGTCGCGCACGAGGGTGCGCACGCGCTGATCGGGCTGCTCCTCGGCGGCAAGCTGGGCCCCAAGAAGATCCACCTGAACGCGGACGGCAGTGGCGCCACGCACCTGAGCATCGCCGGGATCGGCAAGTTCCTGATGCTGCTCGCCGGCTATCTCGGACCGTCCGCGGTGGGGTTCGCCGGCGCGTTGATGCTGGTGCACGGCTTCCCGCCGGGGTCCGTACTGATCATGAGCCTGGTCTTCGCCGTCTTCGTGCTGGTGCTCACCCGGAACGCCTTCGGGCTGCTGGTCGCGGCCGGCACGGCCGGGCTGCTCTGGATGGTGGCGACCCGGGCGGCCGAACCGGTCCAGCTCGGCGTGGCCTATGTCTGGGTCTGGACGATGCTGATGGGCGGCACCCGGAAGATCCCGGACCTCTTCAAGGGCATGGCGGCCGGCCACGCCAACGACGCGGGCATGCTGCAGCAGCACACCCACATCGGCGACGTGGTGTGGCTGTTCGTCTTCTGGCTGGGTTCGATCAGCGCGTTGGTGTACGGGGGTGCCCTGCTGCTCCGGCACCCCCTCGGCTGA
- a CDS encoding M50 family metallopeptidase, translated as MLSIDGVSDLWDQLLGAQPDPPGLLVFLTAVAGFLAVAVRPVWRVARNAVTIAHEGGHALFALLTGRKLRGIRLEFDTSGLTLSAGRPTGFGMILTLLGGYLAPSLVGLLGAWLLGGNRITLLLWLAVVLLLLMLINIRNAFGVISLLVTGAIVFAVSWYASPEVQSAFAYAGVWFLLFGGVRPVFELQTLRNRGRMRDSDADQLARITHVPALFWIGVFLIGNLAALVTGAFLLAGQWLPASVSL; from the coding sequence GTGTTGTCGATCGACGGTGTGAGTGACCTCTGGGACCAGCTGCTGGGCGCACAGCCCGACCCACCCGGGTTGCTGGTGTTCCTCACTGCGGTGGCCGGGTTCCTGGCGGTGGCCGTTCGGCCGGTCTGGCGGGTGGCCCGCAACGCGGTGACCATCGCCCACGAGGGCGGGCACGCCCTGTTCGCCCTGCTGACCGGCCGCAAGTTGCGCGGCATCCGGCTGGAGTTCGACACCTCCGGCCTGACCCTGTCGGCCGGGCGCCCGACCGGGTTCGGGATGATCCTGACCCTGCTCGGCGGCTACCTGGCGCCGTCGCTGGTCGGCCTGCTCGGCGCGTGGCTGCTCGGCGGCAACCGGATCACCCTGCTGCTCTGGCTGGCCGTGGTCCTGCTGCTGCTCATGCTGATCAACATCCGGAACGCCTTCGGGGTGATCTCGCTGCTGGTCACCGGCGCGATCGTGTTCGCCGTGTCCTGGTACGCGTCGCCCGAGGTCCAGTCCGCGTTCGCCTACGCCGGCGTCTGGTTCCTGCTGTTCGGCGGCGTCCGCCCGGTCTTCGAGCTGCAGACGCTGCGCAACCGCGGCCGGATGCGCGACTCGGACGCCGACCAGCTGGCCCGGATCACCCACGTGCCGGCGTTGTTCTGGATCGGCGTCTTCCTGATCGGGAACCTGGCCGCCCTGGTGACCGGCGCGTTCCTGCTGGCCGGCCAGTGGCTGCCGGCATCCGTCTCGCTGTAA
- a CDS encoding GtrA family protein yields the protein MPAASPLTERLRRLAPEAIAFGIIGAGNTLLYMAITYVALPIGAVKASVIATVVTTTLAYLANRYWTYRHHTRTALRREYTLFFGFNLVGMVIQSGMVAIGKYGFGLTEEHDELLFLGVTLIGIAIATVFRFWAYRTFVFLKPPVDGHEGAITEMDATAGFAELSAVEVPGSAAELDPQLRH from the coding sequence ATGCCCGCAGCATCCCCGCTGACGGAACGCCTGCGTCGCCTCGCTCCCGAAGCCATCGCCTTCGGCATCATCGGAGCCGGGAACACGCTCCTCTACATGGCGATCACCTACGTCGCGCTGCCGATCGGCGCGGTGAAGGCGAGCGTCATCGCGACGGTCGTCACCACCACGCTGGCCTACCTGGCGAACCGCTACTGGACCTACCGTCACCACACCCGCACCGCGCTGCGCCGCGAGTACACGCTGTTCTTCGGGTTCAACCTGGTCGGCATGGTGATCCAGTCCGGCATGGTGGCGATCGGCAAGTACGGGTTCGGCCTCACCGAGGAGCACGACGAGCTGCTCTTCCTGGGCGTCACACTGATCGGCATCGCGATCGCCACGGTCTTCCGGTTCTGGGCCTACCGCACCTTCGTCTTCCTCAAGCCGCCGGTCGACGGGCACGAGGGCGCGATCACCGAGATGGACGCGACCGCCGGTTTCGCCGAGCTCAGCGCGGTCGAGGTGCCGGGCAGCGCGGCCGAGCTGGACCCGCAGCTCAGGCACTGA
- a CDS encoding PH domain-containing protein, with protein MAFPAEVLSEQEEVVLHLRPHGKSVVGPVLVLLLTLTGLIMAWVLLPANEGGRIGLGLVAAIMLYHAVRYGVHPLIQWRCTHYVLTNERLLTQSGVLVRERRDLPLNRVNDHALTQSLLDRVFGTGTLVIDSIGEQTARLSGVPRAQQVQTRLYELIELSPDEEEDEQEVSA; from the coding sequence GTGGCGTTCCCGGCGGAAGTACTGTCCGAACAGGAGGAGGTCGTCCTCCACCTGCGTCCCCATGGGAAATCGGTGGTCGGCCCGGTCCTGGTGCTGCTGCTGACCCTGACCGGCCTGATCATGGCCTGGGTGTTGCTGCCCGCCAACGAGGGCGGCCGGATCGGGCTCGGCCTGGTCGCCGCGATCATGCTCTACCACGCGGTGCGCTACGGCGTGCATCCGCTGATCCAGTGGCGCTGCACGCACTATGTGCTGACCAACGAGCGGCTGCTGACCCAGTCCGGCGTCCTGGTCCGGGAGCGCCGCGACCTCCCGCTGAACCGGGTGAACGACCACGCGCTGACCCAGTCGCTGCTCGACCGGGTCTTCGGCACCGGCACGCTGGTGATCGACTCGATCGGCGAGCAGACCGCCCGGCTGTCCGGGGTGCCGCGCGCCCAGCAGGTGCAGACCCGCCTCTACGAGCTGATCGAGCTGAGCCCGGACGAGGAGGAGGACGAGCAGGAGGTCAGTGCCTGA